GGCGGAGCTGAAGGAAAAGGACGCGCTCAAGCGGGAAAAGGGGACCATGGAGAAATTCATCTCCCAGTCCACCCGGACGATGATCCAGAAATCGGGCAAGGACGGCGAGGCGGTGAATCTCGGCGAATGCCAGGAGATCGACCTCAGCTTCCTGTTCGCCGACGTCCGGGGCTTCACCGCCTTCGCCGAAGCCCATCACCCCATGGAGGTCATGGCCACCCTCAACGCCTATTTCGACCTGCAGTACCAGGCCATCCGGAGCCACAGCGGCGACGTGGACGACTACGTGGGCGACCAGGTGATGGCCCATTTCGGCGGCGGCGCCCGCGGCGGCCACCGGATGCGGGCGTGCCGCGCGGCGGTGGCCATCCGGGAATCGATCCGCCGGCTCAACCGGGAGCGGCGGAACAACGGTCTGCCTGTGTTCGAGGTGGGGATCGGCGTACACTCCGGCCGGGTGGTCACAGGCACCATCGGAGCGTCGAAACGGATGGACTTCGCCTGCGTCGGCGACGCGGTGAACACCGCCGCCCGCCTCTGCGGCGCGGCCGCGCCGGGCGAGATCCTCGTCTCGAAGGCCCATGCGGCCGGCCTCGGCGACGCGGTGCGCCTCGGCCGCCCCGGCACCATCCGGCTCAAGGGCAAGCAGGAGCCGCTGGCGGTCTGCGAGCTG
Above is a genomic segment from Acidobacteriota bacterium containing:
- a CDS encoding adenylate/guanylate cyclase domain-containing protein, which gives rise to RLTALLALLLLALLAGAAAVIYWAETPAARQSAAELERIGPLPVRWLSLFVAAAAIAGGAGLLLFSGYIRGVVRRLRRVQAAALAIGDGDYDARIALAGRDEVGQLADVLNNMAAELKEKDALKREKGTMEKFISQSTRTMIQKSGKDGEAVNLGECQEIDLSFLFADVRGFTAFAEAHHPMEVMATLNAYFDLQYQAIRSHSGDVDDYVGDQVMAHFGGGARGGHRMRACRAAVAIRESIRRLNRERRNNGLPVFEVGIGVHSGRVVTGTIGASKRMDFACVGDAVNTAARLCGAAAPGEILVSKAHAAGLGDAVRLGRPGTIRLKGKQEPLAVCELLDAGEGRR